In Brachypodium distachyon strain Bd21 chromosome 2, Brachypodium_distachyon_v3.0, whole genome shotgun sequence, one genomic interval encodes:
- the LOC100828184 gene encoding uncharacterized protein LOC100828184 isoform X1: MERRRRRRRSTAGEPAASDHIRRSPPSLVPSRASVAASWFPRHPPPPPPRRLASPRASPPPPVLLSPPVRPPSPPSQPMTAMRSPPTRLRELTRCAALGPCICLHERRTTTPSPRAASNVARRMTHHAKLVDDSGWAEVMFANNYALFIGYLSMAVKGLGFLVLTWTTVVLLGSFGSALQKRDFWCLIFITLVQTAGIFDVFLAEKLSYIGNSFWGIGAVGHMVRSNTLQHQCHGLENVLTSVQLVVFWILLCPLAAVYMFGLLISAGISVWCLRKHDYGSDADGVVNLKPALEILYSLALLQAVIFCYKAIFACAKGSVVNALIEHRGFSDRTRVPISDYVLKMTIGCEKDPSFATGRNLITYAVDLMGSKSPNDYLSGVRTLDAFAKRLETVIKNWEEKSTICSPKELKRFMQEHILMKHLIMSAPSTGVLQKLLQTLGRISVYDRETREGAARIVANIALDIRLEEFPRAIFYISSLIDTFEIYHLLQPYQRNWVVETFEQNWYRLALYLASSDSDKQENSDEDQRQDSDIDLLNSYKELVGQGLRILRKLAKNDVNCRVMLDTPCLLRKIMAPVTTDLLHNIDHGAWYSIVEGSLKVMCQLTLATGQTGKKLRSEISSSKEAISIMEMILECDKCDENVQKQVIWILSNLYQDTSLILAAASREKFIGMLLDTIATDDNKDKERKWEVAAKALLALSSQMETSAMIILKANDNVLANLTTMIVKKSRYRLVAANILKYLCIHYTNDVESRIRLKEAITDAVPKVLGEIFCWASEETHTGTAVDQFRSRKQETDVENQCGDSQYNGWCNNSSSSDQQDCELNEFAVPYMLSFCVTVCDALISADQDLAHQFDAINPGDGEYSFPRKLKEFVRKNTHPRPDCLTVVKLACKMFISMMKHRGSYVKEDLESLMDALSSASKCMFLLDGSMVFDITEDGAMTSRPFKSLASLVKEAHELMDKHNSLLS; encoded by the exons atggagcgccgccgccgccgccgccggtccaCGGCTGGTGAGCCCGCTGCCAGCGACCATATCCGCCGGTCGCCGCCCTCCCTTGTCCCTAGCCGCGCATCCGTCGCTGCTTCCTGGTTCCCCcgacaccccccccccccccccccccgccgccTCGCGTCGCCCCGGGCGAGCCCACCACCGCCTGTCCTGTTGTCACCTCCTGTGAGGCCACCCTCGCCACCTTCGCAACCCATGACGGCGATGCGGTCGCCGCCCACGCGCCTCCGGGAGCTTACCCGGTGCGCCGCGCTTGGCCCCTGCATCTGTCTTCATGAAAGGAGGACTACGACGCCGAGTCCCCGCGCTGCTTCCAACGTCGCCAG AAGAATGACACACCATGCGAAACTTGTTGATGACAGCGGGTGGGCGGAAGTAATGTTTGCCAACAACTATGCCCTGTTCATCGGTTACCTGTCCATGGCCGTCAAGGGTCTGGGTTTCCTGGTGCTTACTTGGACCACCGTGGTTCTTCTCGGTAGCTTCGGCTCTGCACTGCAGAAGAGAGATTTTTGGTGCCTTATATTCATTACCCTGGTGCAAACAGCTGG GATCTTCGATGTCTTTCTGGCTGAAAAGCTGAGCTATATTGGGAATTCATTTTGGGGCATTGGGGCTGTTGGACATATGGTGAGAAGCAATACTTTGCAGCATCAGTGCCATGGATTAGAAAATGTTCTAACGTCTGTTCAACTAGTGGTGTTTTGGATTCTGTTGTGCCCTCTGGCAGCTGTGTACATGTTTGGGTTGTTAATCTCGGCCGGTATTTCAGTGTGGTGTCTGAGAAAACATGACTACGGGAGCGATGCTGATGGAGTTGTAAACCTGAAGCCAGCTCTGGAAATCCTCTATTCCCTTGCTCTGCTCCAGGCTGTGATTTTCTGCTACAAGGCCATCTTTGCTTGTGCAAAGGGATCTGTAGTGAATGCACTAATTGAACATAGAGGATTTAGTGACCGGACTCGTGTTCCTATTTCGGATTACGTACTGAAAATGACGATTGGATGTGAAAAGGACCCATCGTTCGCTACAGGAAGGAATCTCATCACGTATGCTGTGGACCTGATGGGGTCAAAGTCACCTAATGACTACCTTTCTGGGGTAAGGACCCTCGATGCATTCGCTAAACGACTGGAGACAGTCATCAAGAATTGGGAAGAGAAAAGTACCATATGCTCTCCGAAGGAGTTGAAGAGATTCATGCAAGAGCATATACTCATGAAACATCTGATCATGTCTGCACCCTCTACCGGTGTACTCCAGAAATTGCTGCAGACGTTGGGTCGCATAAGCGTATATGACAGAGAGACAAGGGAGGGTGCCGCGAGGATAGTAGCCAACATTGCTCTTGAcatccgtttggaggagttccCAAGGGCGATCTTCTACATATCTTCCCTCATCGACACATTCGAAATATACCATCTACTCCAACCATATCAGCGAAACTGGGTAGTCGAGACATTTGAACAAAATTGGTATAGATTAGCTCTCTATCTGGCATCATCAGATAGTGATAAGCAAGAGAACAGTGATGAGGATCAGCGACAGGACAGTGACATTGACCTTCTGAACTCCTACAAGGAGCTTGTGGGTCAAGGCCTTCGTATCCTTAGGAAGCTCGCGAAAAACGATGTAAACTGCAGAGTCATGCTCGACACCCCATGTCTGCTCCGAAAGATCATGGCACCAGTGACCACAGACCTACTCCACAACATCGATCATGGTGCATGGTACAGCATAGTAGAGGGTTCACTGAAGGTGATGTGCCAACTCACACTTGCTACTGGGCAGACAGGCAAGAAGCTACGCAGTGAAATCTCAAGCAGTAAGGAAGCCATCAGCATCATGGAGATGATTCTTGAGTGTGACAAATGCGACGAGAATGTGCAGAAACAAGTTATTTGGATTCTCTCAAACCTATATCAGGATACATCTTTGATTTTGGCGGCCGCAAGCAGAGAAAAATTTATTGGCATGCTGCTAGATACCATAGCTACCGATGATAACAAGGACAAGGAGAGAAAATGGGAGGTGGCTGCCAAGGCACTGCTGGCTCTATCTTCTCAAATGGAAACAAGTGCCATGATTATCTTGAAGGCAAATGATAATGTTCTTGCTAATCTAACTACAATGATTGTTAAAAAGAGCAGATACCGATTAGTGGCAGCAAACATCCTGAAATATCTGTGTATTCATTACACCAACGATGTTGAAAGTCGCATAAGGCTAAAGGAAGCTATAACCGATGCAGTTCCAAAG GTGCTTGGAGAGATATTTTGTTGGGCATCAGAAGAAACACATACAGGAACAGCAGTAGACCAATTCAGGTCTAGGAAACAGGAAACTGACGTCGAAAACCAATGTGGTGATTCACAATATAATGGTTGGTGCAACAACTCGTCTTCCTCTGATCAGCAGGACTGCGAGCTGAATGAGTTTGCAGTGCCATACATGCTATCCTTTTGTGTAACAGTATGTGATGCGTTGATCAGTGCAGATCAAGACTTGGCTCATCAGTTTGATGCCATTAACCCTGGAGATGGTGAATATAGCTTTCCAAGGAAGCTCAAGGAGTTTGTAAGAAAAAACACGCACCCGAGGCCTGACTGCCTGACAGTTGTGAAGCTGGCCTGTAAGATGTTCATATCAATGATGAAACACAGAGGCAGCTATGTCAAAGAAGACCTGGAGAGCTTGATGGATGCATTGTCCAGTGCTTCGAAATGCATGTTTCTTCTTGACGGCTCCATGGTTTTCGACATCACAGAGGATGGCGCGATGACATCCAGGCCTTTCAAGAGTCTCGCTTCCCTTGTGAAAGAAGCACATGAACTTATGGATAAACACAATTCACTTTTAAGTTGA
- the LOC100828184 gene encoding uncharacterized protein LOC100828184 isoform X4 → MTHHAKLVDDSGWAEVMFANNYALFIGYLSMAVKGLGFLVLTWTTVVLLGSFGSALQKRDFWCLIFITLVQTAGIFDVFLAEKLSYIGNSFWGIGAVGHMVRSNTLQHQCHGLENVLTSVQLVVFWILLCPLAAVYMFGLLISAGISVWCLRKHDYGSDADGVVNLKPALEILYSLALLQAVIFCYKAIFACAKGSVVNALIEHRGFSDRTRVPISDYVLKMTIGCEKDPSFATGRNLITYAVDLMGSKSPNDYLSGVRTLDAFAKRLETVIKNWEEKSTICSPKELKRFMQEHILMKHLIMSAPSTGVLQKLLQTLGRISVYDRETREGAARIVANIALDIRLEEFPRAIFYISSLIDTFEIYHLLQPYQRNWVVETFEQNWYRLALYLASSDSDKQENSDEDQRQDSDIDLLNSYKELVGQGLRILRKLAKNDVNCRVMLDTPCLLRKIMAPVTTDLLHNIDHGAWYSIVEGSLKVMCQLTLATGQTGKKLRSEISSSKEAISIMEMILECDKCDENVQKQVIWILSNLYQDTSLILAAASREKFIGMLLDTIATDDNKDKERKWEVAAKALLALSSQMETSAMIILKANDNVLANLTTMIVKKSRYRLVAANILKYLCIHYTNDVESRIRLKEAITDAVPKVLGEIFCWASEETHTGTAVDQFRSRKQETDVENQCGDSQYNGWCNNSSSSDQQDCELNEFAVPYMLSFCVTVCDALISADQDLAHQFDAINPGDGEYSFPRKLKEFVRKNTHPRPDCLTVVKLACKMFISMMKHRGSYVKEDLESLMDALSSASKCMFLLDGSMVFDITEDGAMTSRPFKSLASLVKEAHELMDKHNSLLS, encoded by the exons ATGACACACCATGCGAAACTTGTTGATGACAGCGGGTGGGCGGAAGTAATGTTTGCCAACAACTATGCCCTGTTCATCGGTTACCTGTCCATGGCCGTCAAGGGTCTGGGTTTCCTGGTGCTTACTTGGACCACCGTGGTTCTTCTCGGTAGCTTCGGCTCTGCACTGCAGAAGAGAGATTTTTGGTGCCTTATATTCATTACCCTGGTGCAAACAGCTGG GATCTTCGATGTCTTTCTGGCTGAAAAGCTGAGCTATATTGGGAATTCATTTTGGGGCATTGGGGCTGTTGGACATATGGTGAGAAGCAATACTTTGCAGCATCAGTGCCATGGATTAGAAAATGTTCTAACGTCTGTTCAACTAGTGGTGTTTTGGATTCTGTTGTGCCCTCTGGCAGCTGTGTACATGTTTGGGTTGTTAATCTCGGCCGGTATTTCAGTGTGGTGTCTGAGAAAACATGACTACGGGAGCGATGCTGATGGAGTTGTAAACCTGAAGCCAGCTCTGGAAATCCTCTATTCCCTTGCTCTGCTCCAGGCTGTGATTTTCTGCTACAAGGCCATCTTTGCTTGTGCAAAGGGATCTGTAGTGAATGCACTAATTGAACATAGAGGATTTAGTGACCGGACTCGTGTTCCTATTTCGGATTACGTACTGAAAATGACGATTGGATGTGAAAAGGACCCATCGTTCGCTACAGGAAGGAATCTCATCACGTATGCTGTGGACCTGATGGGGTCAAAGTCACCTAATGACTACCTTTCTGGGGTAAGGACCCTCGATGCATTCGCTAAACGACTGGAGACAGTCATCAAGAATTGGGAAGAGAAAAGTACCATATGCTCTCCGAAGGAGTTGAAGAGATTCATGCAAGAGCATATACTCATGAAACATCTGATCATGTCTGCACCCTCTACCGGTGTACTCCAGAAATTGCTGCAGACGTTGGGTCGCATAAGCGTATATGACAGAGAGACAAGGGAGGGTGCCGCGAGGATAGTAGCCAACATTGCTCTTGAcatccgtttggaggagttccCAAGGGCGATCTTCTACATATCTTCCCTCATCGACACATTCGAAATATACCATCTACTCCAACCATATCAGCGAAACTGGGTAGTCGAGACATTTGAACAAAATTGGTATAGATTAGCTCTCTATCTGGCATCATCAGATAGTGATAAGCAAGAGAACAGTGATGAGGATCAGCGACAGGACAGTGACATTGACCTTCTGAACTCCTACAAGGAGCTTGTGGGTCAAGGCCTTCGTATCCTTAGGAAGCTCGCGAAAAACGATGTAAACTGCAGAGTCATGCTCGACACCCCATGTCTGCTCCGAAAGATCATGGCACCAGTGACCACAGACCTACTCCACAACATCGATCATGGTGCATGGTACAGCATAGTAGAGGGTTCACTGAAGGTGATGTGCCAACTCACACTTGCTACTGGGCAGACAGGCAAGAAGCTACGCAGTGAAATCTCAAGCAGTAAGGAAGCCATCAGCATCATGGAGATGATTCTTGAGTGTGACAAATGCGACGAGAATGTGCAGAAACAAGTTATTTGGATTCTCTCAAACCTATATCAGGATACATCTTTGATTTTGGCGGCCGCAAGCAGAGAAAAATTTATTGGCATGCTGCTAGATACCATAGCTACCGATGATAACAAGGACAAGGAGAGAAAATGGGAGGTGGCTGCCAAGGCACTGCTGGCTCTATCTTCTCAAATGGAAACAAGTGCCATGATTATCTTGAAGGCAAATGATAATGTTCTTGCTAATCTAACTACAATGATTGTTAAAAAGAGCAGATACCGATTAGTGGCAGCAAACATCCTGAAATATCTGTGTATTCATTACACCAACGATGTTGAAAGTCGCATAAGGCTAAAGGAAGCTATAACCGATGCAGTTCCAAAG GTGCTTGGAGAGATATTTTGTTGGGCATCAGAAGAAACACATACAGGAACAGCAGTAGACCAATTCAGGTCTAGGAAACAGGAAACTGACGTCGAAAACCAATGTGGTGATTCACAATATAATGGTTGGTGCAACAACTCGTCTTCCTCTGATCAGCAGGACTGCGAGCTGAATGAGTTTGCAGTGCCATACATGCTATCCTTTTGTGTAACAGTATGTGATGCGTTGATCAGTGCAGATCAAGACTTGGCTCATCAGTTTGATGCCATTAACCCTGGAGATGGTGAATATAGCTTTCCAAGGAAGCTCAAGGAGTTTGTAAGAAAAAACACGCACCCGAGGCCTGACTGCCTGACAGTTGTGAAGCTGGCCTGTAAGATGTTCATATCAATGATGAAACACAGAGGCAGCTATGTCAAAGAAGACCTGGAGAGCTTGATGGATGCATTGTCCAGTGCTTCGAAATGCATGTTTCTTCTTGACGGCTCCATGGTTTTCGACATCACAGAGGATGGCGCGATGACATCCAGGCCTTTCAAGAGTCTCGCTTCCCTTGTGAAAGAAGCACATGAACTTATGGATAAACACAATTCACTTTTAAGTTGA
- the LOC100828184 gene encoding uncharacterized protein LOC100828184 isoform X3 codes for MERRRRRRRSTAGEPAASDHIRRSPPSLVPSRASVAASWFPRHPPPPPPRRLASPRASPPPPVLLSPPVRPPSPPSQPMTAMRSPPTRLRELTRCAALGPCICLHERRTTTPSPRAASNVARRMTHHAKLVDDSGWAEVMFANNYALFIGYLSMAVKGLGFLVLTWTTVVLLGSFGSALQKRDFWCLIFITLVQTAGIFDVFLAEKLSYIGNSFWGIGAVGHMVRSNTLQHQCHGLENVLTSVQLVVFWILLCPLAAVYMFGLLISAGISVWCLRKHDYGSDADGVVNLKPALEILYSLALLQAVIFCYKAIFACAKGSVVNALIEHRGFSDRTRVPISDYVLKMTIGCEKDPSFATGRNLITYAVDLMGSKSPNDYLSGVRTLDAFAKRLETVIKNWEEKSTICSPKELKRFMQEHILMKHLIMSAPSTGVLQKLLQTLGRISVYDRETREGAARIVANIALDIRLEEFPRAIFYISSLIDTFEIYHLLQPYQRNWVVETFEQNWYRLALYLASSDSDKQENSDEDQRQDSDIDLLNSYKELVGQGLRILRKLAKNDVNCRVMLDTPCLLRKIMAPVTTDLLHNIDHGAWYSIVEGSLKVMCQLTLATGQTGKKLRSEISSSKEAISIMEMILECDKCDENVQKQVIWILSNLYQDTSLILAAASREKFIGMLLDTIATDDNKDKERKWEVAAKALLALSSQMETSAMIILKANDNVLANLTTMIVKKSRYRLVAANILKYLCIHYTNDVESRIRLKEAITDAVPKVLGEIFCWASEETHTGTAVDQFRSRKQETDVENQCGDSQYNVQIKTWLISLMPLTLEMVNIAFQGSSRSL; via the exons atggagcgccgccgccgccgccgccggtccaCGGCTGGTGAGCCCGCTGCCAGCGACCATATCCGCCGGTCGCCGCCCTCCCTTGTCCCTAGCCGCGCATCCGTCGCTGCTTCCTGGTTCCCCcgacaccccccccccccccccccccgccgccTCGCGTCGCCCCGGGCGAGCCCACCACCGCCTGTCCTGTTGTCACCTCCTGTGAGGCCACCCTCGCCACCTTCGCAACCCATGACGGCGATGCGGTCGCCGCCCACGCGCCTCCGGGAGCTTACCCGGTGCGCCGCGCTTGGCCCCTGCATCTGTCTTCATGAAAGGAGGACTACGACGCCGAGTCCCCGCGCTGCTTCCAACGTCGCCAG AAGAATGACACACCATGCGAAACTTGTTGATGACAGCGGGTGGGCGGAAGTAATGTTTGCCAACAACTATGCCCTGTTCATCGGTTACCTGTCCATGGCCGTCAAGGGTCTGGGTTTCCTGGTGCTTACTTGGACCACCGTGGTTCTTCTCGGTAGCTTCGGCTCTGCACTGCAGAAGAGAGATTTTTGGTGCCTTATATTCATTACCCTGGTGCAAACAGCTGG GATCTTCGATGTCTTTCTGGCTGAAAAGCTGAGCTATATTGGGAATTCATTTTGGGGCATTGGGGCTGTTGGACATATGGTGAGAAGCAATACTTTGCAGCATCAGTGCCATGGATTAGAAAATGTTCTAACGTCTGTTCAACTAGTGGTGTTTTGGATTCTGTTGTGCCCTCTGGCAGCTGTGTACATGTTTGGGTTGTTAATCTCGGCCGGTATTTCAGTGTGGTGTCTGAGAAAACATGACTACGGGAGCGATGCTGATGGAGTTGTAAACCTGAAGCCAGCTCTGGAAATCCTCTATTCCCTTGCTCTGCTCCAGGCTGTGATTTTCTGCTACAAGGCCATCTTTGCTTGTGCAAAGGGATCTGTAGTGAATGCACTAATTGAACATAGAGGATTTAGTGACCGGACTCGTGTTCCTATTTCGGATTACGTACTGAAAATGACGATTGGATGTGAAAAGGACCCATCGTTCGCTACAGGAAGGAATCTCATCACGTATGCTGTGGACCTGATGGGGTCAAAGTCACCTAATGACTACCTTTCTGGGGTAAGGACCCTCGATGCATTCGCTAAACGACTGGAGACAGTCATCAAGAATTGGGAAGAGAAAAGTACCATATGCTCTCCGAAGGAGTTGAAGAGATTCATGCAAGAGCATATACTCATGAAACATCTGATCATGTCTGCACCCTCTACCGGTGTACTCCAGAAATTGCTGCAGACGTTGGGTCGCATAAGCGTATATGACAGAGAGACAAGGGAGGGTGCCGCGAGGATAGTAGCCAACATTGCTCTTGAcatccgtttggaggagttccCAAGGGCGATCTTCTACATATCTTCCCTCATCGACACATTCGAAATATACCATCTACTCCAACCATATCAGCGAAACTGGGTAGTCGAGACATTTGAACAAAATTGGTATAGATTAGCTCTCTATCTGGCATCATCAGATAGTGATAAGCAAGAGAACAGTGATGAGGATCAGCGACAGGACAGTGACATTGACCTTCTGAACTCCTACAAGGAGCTTGTGGGTCAAGGCCTTCGTATCCTTAGGAAGCTCGCGAAAAACGATGTAAACTGCAGAGTCATGCTCGACACCCCATGTCTGCTCCGAAAGATCATGGCACCAGTGACCACAGACCTACTCCACAACATCGATCATGGTGCATGGTACAGCATAGTAGAGGGTTCACTGAAGGTGATGTGCCAACTCACACTTGCTACTGGGCAGACAGGCAAGAAGCTACGCAGTGAAATCTCAAGCAGTAAGGAAGCCATCAGCATCATGGAGATGATTCTTGAGTGTGACAAATGCGACGAGAATGTGCAGAAACAAGTTATTTGGATTCTCTCAAACCTATATCAGGATACATCTTTGATTTTGGCGGCCGCAAGCAGAGAAAAATTTATTGGCATGCTGCTAGATACCATAGCTACCGATGATAACAAGGACAAGGAGAGAAAATGGGAGGTGGCTGCCAAGGCACTGCTGGCTCTATCTTCTCAAATGGAAACAAGTGCCATGATTATCTTGAAGGCAAATGATAATGTTCTTGCTAATCTAACTACAATGATTGTTAAAAAGAGCAGATACCGATTAGTGGCAGCAAACATCCTGAAATATCTGTGTATTCATTACACCAACGATGTTGAAAGTCGCATAAGGCTAAAGGAAGCTATAACCGATGCAGTTCCAAAG GTGCTTGGAGAGATATTTTGTTGGGCATCAGAAGAAACACATACAGGAACAGCAGTAGACCAATTCAGGTCTAGGAAACAGGAAACTGACGTCGAAAACCAATGTGGTGATTCACAATATAATG TGCAGATCAAGACTTGGCTCATCAGTTTGATGCCATTAACCCTGGAGATGGTGAATATAGCTTTCCAAGGAAGCTCAAGGAGTTTGTAA
- the LOC100828184 gene encoding uncharacterized protein LOC100828184 isoform X2 produces the protein MERRRRRRRSTAGEPAASDHIRRSPPSLVPSRASVAASWFPRHPPPPPPRRLASPRASPPPPVLLSPPVRPPSPPSQPMTAMRSPPTRLRELTRCAALGPCICLHERRTTTPSPRAASNVARRMTHHAKLVDDSGWAEVMFANNYALFIGYLSMAVKGLGFLVLTWTTVVLLGSFGSALQKRDFWCLIFITLVQTAGIFDVFLAEKLSYIGNSFWGIGAVGHMVRSNTLQHQCHGLENVLTSVQLVVFWILLCPLAAVYMFGLLISAGISVWCLRKHDYGSDADGVVNLKPALEILYSLALLQAVIFCYKAIFACAKGSVVNALIEHRGFSDRTRVPISDYVLKMTIGCEKDPSFATGRNLITYAVDLMGSKSPNDYLSGVRTLDAFAKRLETVIKNWEEKSTICSPKELKRFMQEHILMKHLIMSAPSTGVLQKLLQTLGRISVYDRETREGAARIVANIALDIRLEEFPRAIFYISSLIDTFEIYHLLQPYQRNWVVETFEQNWYRLALYLASSDSDKQENSDEDQRQDSDIDLLNSYKELVGQGLRILRKLAKNDVNCRVMLDTPCLLRKIMAPVTTDLLHNIDHGAWYSIVEGSLKVMCQLTLATGQTGKKLRSEISSSKEAISIMEMILECDKCDENVQKQVIWILSNLYQDTSLILAAASREKFIGMLLDTIATDDNKDKERKWEVAAKALLALSSQMETSAMIILKANDNVLANLTTMIVKKSRYRLVAANILKYLCIHYTNDVESRIRLKEAITDAVPKVLGEIFCWASEETHTGTAVDQFRSRKQETDVENQCGDSQYNDQDLAHQFDAINPGDGEYSFPRKLKEFVRKNTHPRPDCLTVVKLACKMFISMMKHRGSYVKEDLESLMDALSSASKCMFLLDGSMVFDITEDGAMTSRPFKSLASLVKEAHELMDKHNSLLS, from the exons atggagcgccgccgccgccgccgccggtccaCGGCTGGTGAGCCCGCTGCCAGCGACCATATCCGCCGGTCGCCGCCCTCCCTTGTCCCTAGCCGCGCATCCGTCGCTGCTTCCTGGTTCCCCcgacaccccccccccccccccccccgccgccTCGCGTCGCCCCGGGCGAGCCCACCACCGCCTGTCCTGTTGTCACCTCCTGTGAGGCCACCCTCGCCACCTTCGCAACCCATGACGGCGATGCGGTCGCCGCCCACGCGCCTCCGGGAGCTTACCCGGTGCGCCGCGCTTGGCCCCTGCATCTGTCTTCATGAAAGGAGGACTACGACGCCGAGTCCCCGCGCTGCTTCCAACGTCGCCAG AAGAATGACACACCATGCGAAACTTGTTGATGACAGCGGGTGGGCGGAAGTAATGTTTGCCAACAACTATGCCCTGTTCATCGGTTACCTGTCCATGGCCGTCAAGGGTCTGGGTTTCCTGGTGCTTACTTGGACCACCGTGGTTCTTCTCGGTAGCTTCGGCTCTGCACTGCAGAAGAGAGATTTTTGGTGCCTTATATTCATTACCCTGGTGCAAACAGCTGG GATCTTCGATGTCTTTCTGGCTGAAAAGCTGAGCTATATTGGGAATTCATTTTGGGGCATTGGGGCTGTTGGACATATGGTGAGAAGCAATACTTTGCAGCATCAGTGCCATGGATTAGAAAATGTTCTAACGTCTGTTCAACTAGTGGTGTTTTGGATTCTGTTGTGCCCTCTGGCAGCTGTGTACATGTTTGGGTTGTTAATCTCGGCCGGTATTTCAGTGTGGTGTCTGAGAAAACATGACTACGGGAGCGATGCTGATGGAGTTGTAAACCTGAAGCCAGCTCTGGAAATCCTCTATTCCCTTGCTCTGCTCCAGGCTGTGATTTTCTGCTACAAGGCCATCTTTGCTTGTGCAAAGGGATCTGTAGTGAATGCACTAATTGAACATAGAGGATTTAGTGACCGGACTCGTGTTCCTATTTCGGATTACGTACTGAAAATGACGATTGGATGTGAAAAGGACCCATCGTTCGCTACAGGAAGGAATCTCATCACGTATGCTGTGGACCTGATGGGGTCAAAGTCACCTAATGACTACCTTTCTGGGGTAAGGACCCTCGATGCATTCGCTAAACGACTGGAGACAGTCATCAAGAATTGGGAAGAGAAAAGTACCATATGCTCTCCGAAGGAGTTGAAGAGATTCATGCAAGAGCATATACTCATGAAACATCTGATCATGTCTGCACCCTCTACCGGTGTACTCCAGAAATTGCTGCAGACGTTGGGTCGCATAAGCGTATATGACAGAGAGACAAGGGAGGGTGCCGCGAGGATAGTAGCCAACATTGCTCTTGAcatccgtttggaggagttccCAAGGGCGATCTTCTACATATCTTCCCTCATCGACACATTCGAAATATACCATCTACTCCAACCATATCAGCGAAACTGGGTAGTCGAGACATTTGAACAAAATTGGTATAGATTAGCTCTCTATCTGGCATCATCAGATAGTGATAAGCAAGAGAACAGTGATGAGGATCAGCGACAGGACAGTGACATTGACCTTCTGAACTCCTACAAGGAGCTTGTGGGTCAAGGCCTTCGTATCCTTAGGAAGCTCGCGAAAAACGATGTAAACTGCAGAGTCATGCTCGACACCCCATGTCTGCTCCGAAAGATCATGGCACCAGTGACCACAGACCTACTCCACAACATCGATCATGGTGCATGGTACAGCATAGTAGAGGGTTCACTGAAGGTGATGTGCCAACTCACACTTGCTACTGGGCAGACAGGCAAGAAGCTACGCAGTGAAATCTCAAGCAGTAAGGAAGCCATCAGCATCATGGAGATGATTCTTGAGTGTGACAAATGCGACGAGAATGTGCAGAAACAAGTTATTTGGATTCTCTCAAACCTATATCAGGATACATCTTTGATTTTGGCGGCCGCAAGCAGAGAAAAATTTATTGGCATGCTGCTAGATACCATAGCTACCGATGATAACAAGGACAAGGAGAGAAAATGGGAGGTGGCTGCCAAGGCACTGCTGGCTCTATCTTCTCAAATGGAAACAAGTGCCATGATTATCTTGAAGGCAAATGATAATGTTCTTGCTAATCTAACTACAATGATTGTTAAAAAGAGCAGATACCGATTAGTGGCAGCAAACATCCTGAAATATCTGTGTATTCATTACACCAACGATGTTGAAAGTCGCATAAGGCTAAAGGAAGCTATAACCGATGCAGTTCCAAAG GTGCTTGGAGAGATATTTTGTTGGGCATCAGAAGAAACACATACAGGAACAGCAGTAGACCAATTCAGGTCTAGGAAACAGGAAACTGACGTCGAAAACCAATGTGGTGATTCACAATATAATG ATCAAGACTTGGCTCATCAGTTTGATGCCATTAACCCTGGAGATGGTGAATATAGCTTTCCAAGGAAGCTCAAGGAGTTTGTAAGAAAAAACACGCACCCGAGGCCTGACTGCCTGACAGTTGTGAAGCTGGCCTGTAAGATGTTCATATCAATGATGAAACACAGAGGCAGCTATGTCAAAGAAGACCTGGAGAGCTTGATGGATGCATTGTCCAGTGCTTCGAAATGCATGTTTCTTCTTGACGGCTCCATGGTTTTCGACATCACAGAGGATGGCGCGATGACATCCAGGCCTTTCAAGAGTCTCGCTTCCCTTGTGAAAGAAGCACATGAACTTATGGATAAACACAATTCACTTTTAAGTTGA